The nucleotide window tcttagttGGAcagttaattttttagtaataaaataattgtatatttggttttttatatttttaatctctataaatattgtatttggcttagataaaaattcaaaatcataATTTAAACTCTTTTCTCTCATAGTTTAGCGAGTAAAGAGCTTATGTTGTCAAATAATGcaatattttaatgtatATTCGCAGTGATTTGACCTGAAACATCTTTTCAACTTTTTCACATGTCAGTAAAATCTTCGTTAAAAATTCTCTTCAAAGCTTAGAACAGGCTAGATCTTTCATGGTTAACGGCTCTCCAAGATGATATAATCAGTTATCGTACACGGACCCAATTTTGGTAGAAAATTCGTTTTGCGATTCTATACATATTCAAAGTTAAATCTTCGGCCATGAGCACTTGTCATTTTATCTGatgttgtaaaaatatctatgaaagagtattatttttataaaattcatactaaaatttttcttctagtattaaattacattataaatttatttttgaaatgaTTTTTGCTTTAAGCATTGAAAACATAAATTATCATCATTGAAGTATGACAAGACGGTAAGCTCACCTCTGCTACTTGCAAGACTAAAACATATTCCGTAGaaaatctaataaaacAGTGGAACACCTAGCGTTCAGATGCGAAAAAAGTTAGGATCAGATTACACAGGAAACACAATGATGGCTTAACATGCATTCACATGTTACTGCGCAAAAATACAAACTAAAGCCGACAAAGAAACTCAAGGGTCATTTTATCCAGGAAGTAATTGCAAAATTGACTTGAAATGAGAACAGATCATTTATTAAGACAGATATAAAGATTAAACACCACAGACCAGCTCTTGTAGTTAGAttcagaaaaaaagaaagaaatgcatataattaaaatcgGGATCACCTCAATCGATAATTTTAAGCTACGGAACTTAAGAAgcttaaaaaatgatattctTGCCAATAAATTGTCAATGATGTTTGGATTTAATGTAATATTGTTCAGCATGCATTAAAATCGAACGGCGAATTACGAAATATCATGAAATGCAACGAAGAAGGCTTGATATACCAATATTCATCGAGGAGTATATCCGGTCTCTTGCTCCATAGAAGACTCTTGAAAGTTTATCTGTAGAATATATATAGATCAGGAGATCTCAGGAATGATTAGTAAAGACGAAGACAGAGAGTCTAATCATCTCTATTCATAAAAGGTGCATATGAGACTGTTAATCTAAGAATGGAAAAAATGCTTCATTTGATGTATTTAAGTTGAAGcatgaattaaaaaatattcaaaatgcACACCTTAGCGACGGGTAAGAACATAAATACGACTTGTTGTCAAGACACAACGCTTACTAGGCAAATACATCCAAAAAATCTACTTTAAGTACAATTTTGGATgatactataaatattttaaaccaCACACATACAGCATTATCTATCAATTATAATCAGTTTAGAGGCATATATACAGGCATAATCATTAGATGGCAAAAACAATACAATGTATTATGAATGCATAGGATTGACACTTACTATGAAATATTACACGAGAACATAATGAGAGAATGCATGCCGAACACCAAGCTAATAATGAAGGAAATGCGCGCATTTtgtgaaaaaatataaaaatgaaatgtaTGTGCTAAAAATATcgaaatttcatttttttcagattttttttcttaattatattagCTATACGTTAatgatgataaaaaaaaagttttagcCGACAATGATTTTTCTagtataattaaaaactttGTTGTTTGTATTTGGTGTTTTCGCTACAATCCCgcatcttttttttacttaggCTGTCATTCCTACAAGCTATCATATTCTTAATCCTGTAATGAGACACgcttcaaaaatttatgtgaAAGgtggttttttatatgatttCTTTTTTGCAGTTCtaattatgttttaatttattatgatGTACTTATAGAGccaaaaaattcattttaatGGCTCTGAGCtagatttataattcatatttttcagattataataacatatgaaaatttttattttctctaTTGCATACATCTCAGACTGCAAAACTAATAAGGCATTgttgtaatatttaaaataatctttatatttaattgtttaaaaCGTGGAGATGTTTAGTCATTATCAATATCCatacaaaaaagatataattCATCATAAGCGGTAAATTGGAAAAAGACATTAACTAGACAAAAAGTATATCATGTTTTTATCATATGaaagaatttaatattCACAATAggattataaataaatacagaGAGTTAATTGTGTAATTAACACAATTtctgtaaaattttaaaaaatataaaattgaaagaTTACAGAAGTAATTTGCacattttgaattttttaaaattaaacactaaaatttattcataGGTAGCCATATTAGGAGAAAATGGATCTTCTTTTTTCGTACACTTAAGTGTTAGTTCAACTAGAGTTGGTGATACGGCAGGAGTTTCGTCGTTTCCTGTATTTCCGTCTTCGGCAGGAGTTTCGTCGTTTCCTGTATTTCCGTCTTCGGCAGGAGTTTCGTCATTTCTTGTATTTCCGTCTTCGGCAGGAGTTTCGTCGTTTCCGGTATTTCCATCTTCGGCAGCAGTTTCGTCATTTCCTGTATTTCCATCTTCGGCAGCAGTTTCGTCATTTCCTGTATTTCCATCTTCGGCAGCAGTTTCGTCGTTTCCTGTATTTCCATCTTCGGCATGAGTTTCGTCGTTTCCGGTATTTCCATCTTCAGCGGGAGTTTCGTCGTCTTGCGCATCTCCATCACCATTTTCTCTAGggtttatattaatattaatatcaGATTTCccatttatatttttcgtagaaataataaaacctattttaaaaattgcacttaattttactaaaaGCGATACCTTCATTGTGGGGTCCTCCAAAAAAAACCATTTATACTTTGGTACccaaacaataaaaaaaataaaaattttaaaaaataattagtaACACTagtaatattaatttatagagtttaaatcatttgtttatttttttatataaataaatgtcatttaatcaatatttattttgacacatcaaaacaaaaaattttgagctaaaattattttagtCGTAGGTTATTACTCAAGTTCTATATCATATTTTACTTGCATATTTGTGTACAAAACaaactttaaatatattaatttttgggATCTAACAATATACAGAAAATACCTGCTACTTACACTATATAGAAGCTTATGTTAAGATCAGAATTGAGAAATTGTTACTGGAAAGTTATACTTTTGTAAGGcgcaaaaaatataagtgAAAAGATGCAGACAGTAGTTCTTTGCTTGAACTTAATAAGGTAAATGTCACAGATATGtcgaataaaaaatgaagaaacgACTCAAAAAATTGAGTGTAAAACATTACGTCATGATGTTTTTGACACATTTTCGattgattttttcataatgatacaaacaaaatttttcaatacaAGAATATAAGCggtttttgtaaataactaaaagatacaaaaatatataatctttctttttcaaaattatgtAGCGGTTATCGTGGACATTATCAAAAAAGCATAAAGCACGATATTCTTAACATAGAAGAAAAGCGTATGTATAATTACATTATGACAAATATTCTATCGGCGATACAGCAAATAGTTTTTATGTGCCATCTTTTTATTCATAGTTCTTTTAATGCCTAGAGTTTGCttatttacaaatacaACTAGTGTAAGCCACGTGgaattttatatgaaataaTTACCAATCTCGCAGTCCTTTTGTTAGTCAGtctatttataaataattgcAGTAATGATCTTATATAATGAACTTAAAAATAGTTATAGATAATGAGATTTCTTTAGAGATATATCCCACTAAAGCCATTTGAGTatggttttaaaaatatatgtcTCAAAAGtaacatttataaatgaacaaatatattcataaaCAATAAGTTCTTactaaaaatgaatatggCGAGATTAAAGACAATTCTACagaaaaattatgtatGAGACCCTTGATCGAGTAGCAACaattaaagatttataatagTACGACATGAAAAAATGCAAGCAGAAACGAAGCTTTACTCTGCGATTTAAGTACAAAAAGCATGTATGTGCAAGGACAATAAGAACtttgaattttaaagaatcaTAAAAGTCTGCgtcaaaacaaaaacaatgtCTGAAAAGAGGAAATTTACACACAATATGGCATGATACAGGAAGTAACCCACATGTTTATATGATATAAGTTAAAgtacattttttagaatttcgCATTGTGCAGGACGTCGTGTAAGATGAATAACTGATACAGATGGATACCAtgttaaaacaaataaaaaatttagactTACTGCAAATGCAAATTTTATacccaaaaaaaaatttacatcaCAAAAATTGATCATTTTATgcttatttgtttttacaaaaaaaaatttcaaaagtaaaatttgGCCGCAAAAAATTGATATCAAGACGTAAAAAAACTGTTCgatatttgtaaataatacTTCAATGACTTCacatatcataaaattattgttcCACGATTAAATCTTATactttctaaatttaagtACATACCTTtgaattcttttattaactTTACAGTTCATAACGCTTGACAAAGATATATTAGAATTGTTTTAGTTGATATTTgatgaaaaataaacattaacAAATACTTTTCTaaccaaaaaaaatgtttgttCATTTGTACATGAAGTAGCATGTATGGTAAAGACTTTTCATTCGAACTAATAatggttttttaaatgatataattctaaacataaaaattaggTATTATGTATGCTTTTATCATCATataattgaatttttaaaaatcgaataattgtttaatacaaaattatgtaaccataaaaaattttgacacAGGCCTTTCTCATAAAAACGTTTAcaacataaaatattacttagaaattattaagatTATAACCttttacatatatatatggaGTCATTTTAACATATgctttttttagaaaaatatcgTAAGATAACATGCCCAATTATACgttagatataaaaaataataccaAATGGgaagtttttattatcacaaaattcaatttataAGCAAGAAAAGAAGTCTTTTGGCAGTTCTGACTTGCCAGAGTTTTGATCTGAGGCAAAGAAAGAGTACAAATAAAcaatgtttatttataatttttaatctttattaaaaaatcatttgatataagttttttttaacttaattaaataaatacataacATTCGAAcacaaaagaaaaagaacaaCAAGTGGGATTCGCGGTCAAGAGACAAGAAACTTACATAAAGAGAGGTAAAAAATAGGGGCGATAACAAGAATGAAGAATGTATTTGCGGAAGTGACATTAAAGCATGCGTTAAGACGAGCAAGTGTCGAACTGCATGATCTTTTTTTCTGAGAAAAGTCAAGTCAgcttaaaaaattggaatgaaattatatgaaaaatcgAAAACATGTGTAAGAAAAAGAAGagtaagaaaaaaaataagaaagagGAAATAGAAAAGTTAGTTAAAGGGATGAAAAAGATCCAACAAATGAGACTAAAGAAAAACTGATTAGAATAGTAGCAATACcaagaaaaataatcaGTATTAAATAAGATAAGAGAGgcagttttttttatatgagaAAATAGGACATATAGCTTAAAACTATATGCATCGTAAAGAAACACGAGAAGAGAAAAAAAggataaaaattcaaagtTTTAGGAATCTGTAATAatgtaaataattaattatttatttaggtATAACAAAATATCTTACTTACTAATTACTTTTCACAAGCTATACTCACAATTTCTTCTGGCAACCCCGAGTTCCTCCTGGAATTCACATATTGGGTCCTCGAATACCCCTTCCTGTTCAGTATCAAGCCCATGTCCGATTGACATAGTTAGGCTTGCTAAAGTCATTTTAAGGACTCTAGTCTGCTTATATGCTTCCGTTCTGGGTTCTAATCGGAGCAAAAGTACTaacatattataattattttaccGTTACAATGTTTATAATGTGGGAAGTTTCTTcattattgtatttttcaatgCAAAAAAGGTATAAACCGATTGTTTGCATAAAATcgaaacattttattaacCAGAATAAAGTATATCATGTTTTGATCATATGAAAATgaacaaaaattatcaatagaattttcaataaataCTGAGACTAAATGTAATGTTTATACAATGACAGTCGGCTTTTTAaacttttgtttttaaaaaagttgaAAGAAAATGATACACAAGGAATTTTctcaatttaaatttatttacaatacaacactaaaatttattcataGGTGGCCAGGAAAGGGGAAAATGGATCAATTCTTTTCCCACACTTGAGCGTTAGTTCAACTGGGGTTGGTATTTCGTCTTCAGCAGGAGTTTCATCATTTCCAGTATTTCCATCTTCGGCGGGAGTTTCATCATTTCCAGTATTTCCATCTTCAGCAGGAGTTTCGTCATTTCCGGTATTTCCATCTTCAGCAGGAGTTTCGTCAGCTTGGTCATCTCCATTTCCATTTTCTCTAGgcttaatattaatatttacatCTGCTTTTCCGTTTACATTTTGCGTAGCAATAATAATACCTAATTTGATTaataaattgaattttactaaaaatgaTACATTCATTGGGGGttcttcaaaaaaaatcttttatagtttGGTACCAAAAcaacaaaaagaataaatatttataaaatattgttagTAATACTAAAGACTATTAAATACAATAGAATTTGGTgctttttgtttgttttttaataaacaaatcgCATTTTATTGATATTAATTTTGACACATTGACACATAATTTAAAGCTAAAATTGTGTTTAGTCGTGGTTTATTActcaattttttacataatatTCCCATATTGTGtacaaaacaaaattattaaattttttttcgcCTAACAATATGCAAAAAATAGCTGCTCCTTATACATCACATAGAAGCTTACGTTAAGATCAGAATTGATATATTGTTACTGGAAAGTTATACTATCGTAAGTCGCCAAAAAGAAGAACTGAATAAGATGACGATAGTACTACTTGCCTTAAACTTAGCAACGtgaattttattagaaatgacaataaaaatgaagagaTGACTAAAATAAACGTAAAGCATTACGTCATGATGGTTTTGACACTTTTTTgttgaattttttcataataatacaaaaaaatacagaAATTTAAGGGAGCCTGTAAAAAACTAACATATACAAAGCTATAATCTTTCTTGTATAAAACTACATAACAGTTATCGGGGacattatcaaaaaaaaacatataacaCCACCTTCCTGGCATAGATTGAAAATCAATGCCAAAGGTACTTcaatacaaatattatatcatAGATGCAGAAAATAGTCTTTTACTGAagcatattttttcatagcGCTAAATAATACCTAGAGTCTATTTATTTAGGACGACAAccagttttatttttgtgaaagtaagtataaaaaatttaaccaAAAGGCAAGGCTTAAGCTAGACAGtctaaagatttaaaaattgcgAGATgtgatatatatatgataaaataagtaaggttataaataatttgtaaTGTCTTAAGACATGTAAATCACTAAAAACTAATTTGAATATTACGTTAGGAATATAATACCTAAAAGTAACataatataatacaaatatatttataactaATAAGCACAGAATAAGGTGAGTGTAGCTAGATCAAAGACAATCCtacacaaaaaataaaatatgagaCTCAAACCGAAGTAGaaacaattaaatattcatCTTTAGTACGACATGGTAAAATGCAAGCTTTTATGAGGCTTTCTCTGCGATTTGAGCATAGAAAACATGATGTGAAAGGG belongs to Vairimorpha necatrix chromosome 12, complete sequence and includes:
- a CDS encoding putative exported protein, which codes for MKVSLLVKLSAIFKIGFIISTKNINGKSDINININPRENGDGDAQDDETPAEDGNTGNDETHAEDGNTGNDETAAEDGNTGNDETAAEDGNTGNDETAAEDGNTGNDETPAEDGNTRNDETPAEDGNTGNDETPAEDGNTGNDETPAVSPTLVELTLKCTKKEDPFSPNMATYE
- a CDS encoding putative SP-containing protein — translated: MNVSFLVKFNLLIKLGIIIATQNVNGKADVNINIKPRENGNGDDQADETPAEDGNTGNDETPAEDGNTGNDETPAEDGNTGNDETPAEDEIPTPVELTLKCGKRIDPFSPFLATYE